In Bacteroidota bacterium, the genomic window AGTTATATCATAAAACAGAAAATTGAACGGGTGAAAGAATTACTTGTATATAATGAATTATCATTAAGTGAAATTGCTTTTCAGATGAATTACAGTAGCGTGGCTCATTTAAGTGCGCAATTCAAAAAGATTACAGGTTTAACACCCACTCACTTTAAAAACATTAAGGGTCACAAAAGAAAAACTCTAGATAAATTATGAAGCTGGAATTACGTAAATCAAATCGGTAA contains:
- a CDS encoding AraC family transcriptional regulator — encoded protein: MLKITAFLSSLFSETEGITIESYIIKQKIERVKELLVYNELSLSEIAFQMNYSSVAHLSAQFKKITGLTPTHFKNIKGHKRKTLDKL